The following coding sequences lie in one Oncorhynchus gorbuscha isolate QuinsamMale2020 ecotype Even-year linkage group LG10, OgorEven_v1.0, whole genome shotgun sequence genomic window:
- the LOC124045168 gene encoding differentially expressed in FDCP 6 homolog — translation MDLRSELLKSIWYGFTALDLEKSGKVSKSQLKVLSHNLCTVLSIPHDPVALEEHFRDDDDGPVSSQGYMPYLNKYILDKVEEGCFVKEQVDELCWTLTAKKNYKPAKDNKNVLPGKDAFHLWSLFNFLSEDKYPLVMVPDEVEYLLKKICMAMSVELNCVELEDFISQDAVRQNGFTVWSFLEMMNTGKITRGMGQEITSMAIEEVYREIVADVLKEGYLWKKSQLRRNWKERWFTLRPITLDYYTSEDRKERQGSIALDGNCCVEVLPDRDGKRCMFCLKTLSKTYEMSASDTKQRQEWTAAIQTAIRLHTEGKTSLHKDLKLKRREQREQREKRRLAKEEEQQRFQALQEEKERKLAELELLKEAQRQAQALLEQDEMRRRQHHEEMQQALEVQLREAKESRATMQAEMVLKEEEAERQRKRIKELEEMQTSLEEALQQEIKARQDEEVFRYAQTGLLSEEEDKMKALMALQEEQEEYILKTQREKQELRQEMENKSRALEEAQRQLEEVRANRYRVDQDVVAAQRKLRQASTNVKHWNVQMNRLMRPIGPGEKRPSGGGSFSSFQIPSQRDPGLRLRQRSEEPDEESKENVDNSSSAGSGCEGEREERRLSQASNGDMDIP, via the exons ATGGACCTACGCTCAGAGCTGCTCAAGTCCATTTGGTATGGATTCACAGCCTTGGATCTAGAGAAGAGTGGGAAAGTGTCAAAGTCTCAACTTAAG GTCCTATCACATAACTTGTGTACGGTTCTGTCCATCCCTCACGACCCGGTGGCTCTGGAAGAACATTTCAGGGATGATGACGATGGACCGGTCTCCAGCCAGGGGTACATGCCTTACCTCAACAAATACATACTGGACAAG GTTGAAGAGGGCTGTTTCGTGAAAGAACAGGTTGATGAACTGTGCTGGACTCTCACTGCTAAGAAGAACTACAAACCGGCGAAGGACAATAAGAACGTGTTGCCAGGGAAAGATGCCTTTCATCTCTGGAGTCTGTTTAACTTTCTGTCAGAGGATAAATACCCTCTCGTTATGGTTCCTGATGAG GTGGAATATCTCCTGAAGAAGATTTGCATGGCCATGAGTGTTGAGCTCAACTGTGTGGAGCTGGAAGACTTCATCTCCCAGGATGCAGTGCGACAGAATGGTTTCACTGTCTGGTCCTTCCTGGAGATGATGAACACTGGGAAGATAACCAGAGGCATGGGCCAGGAAATCACCAGCATGGCCATAGAGGAGGTCTACAGGGAGATAGTTGCTGATGTCCTCAAAGAG GGGTACCTGTGGAAAAAGAGTCAGCTGAGGAGGAACTGGAAGGAGCGCTGGTTCACCCTGAGGCCGATTACCCTGGATTACTACACCAGTGAGGACCGCAAGGAGCGCCAGGGAAGCATTGCTCTGGATGGGAACTGCTGTGTGGAG GTGCTGCCAGACCGGGATGGGAAGAGGTGTATGTTCTGCCTGAAAACTCTGTCCAAGACCTACGAGATGAGTGCCTCGGACACCAAGCAGAGACAGGAATGGACTGCAG CCATTCAGACAGCCATCCGTCTACACACTGAAGGGAAGACCTCTCTCCACAAGGACCTGAAGCTGaagaggagggagcagagggagcagcGGGAGAAGAGGCGGCTGGCcaaggaggaggagcagcaaCGTTTCCAGGCTCtgcaggaggagaaggagcgcAAGCTGGCCGAGCTGGAGCTCCTAAAGGAGGCGCAGAGGCAGGCCCAAGCCCTCCTGGAGCAGGACGAGATGAGACGGCGCCAGCATCATGAGGAGATGCAACAGGCCCTGGAGGTGCAGCTCCGCGAGGCAAAGGAG TCGCGGGCCACCATGCAGGCAGAGATGGTTctgaaggaggaggaggcggagcgGCAGAGGAAGAGGATCAAGGAGCTGGAGGAGATGCAGACAAGTCTGGAGGAGGCTCTACAGCAGGAGATCAAAGCTCGGCAGGACGAAGAGGTCTTTCGATACGCACAGACTGG TTtgctgtctgaggaggaggacaagaTGAAGGCCCTGATGGCGCTgcaagaggagcaggaggagtacATCCTGAAGACCCAGAGGGAGAAGCAGGAGCTAAGGCAAGAGATGGAGAACAAGTCCCGCGCTCTTGAGGAGGCCCAAAGGCAGCTGGAGGAGGTCAGGGCCAACCGCTACAGGGTCGACCAGGACGTTGTG GCTGCCCAGAGGAAGCTTCGCCAGGCCAGCACCAATGTCAAACACTGGAATGTTCAGATGAACCGACTGATGCGTCCTATTGGACCAGGAG AGAAGAGACCATCAGGGGGGGGCTCTTTCTCCAGCTTCCAGATCCCATCCCAGAGAGATCCAGGTCTGCGTCTGAGACAGAGGTCTGAGGAGCCAGACGAGGAAAGCAAGGAAAACGTGGACAACAGCAGCAGTGCAGGGTCggggtgtgaaggagagagagaagagaggcgtcTCTCTCAGGCCTCTAACGGAGACATGGACATTCCCTGA